The following proteins are encoded in a genomic region of Sander lucioperca isolate FBNREF2018 chromosome 23, SLUC_FBN_1.2, whole genome shotgun sequence:
- the LOC116048936 gene encoding zinc finger BED domain-containing protein 4-like, producing MRTREMIQAELDLGKPLGDGDGQVMHSAGDENSAESKRARTTDEPRTVSLSDMFDEILQENNPFARQRTSSTAQQLDGYLSEVPIPRSNNPLEFWRTNQGRFPDLAQMARRYLSAPCTSTDSERLFSAASHVIDEKRNRLSCDKAEKLLFIKKNLPLFLKK from the exons ATGCGCACACGAGAAATGATCCAGGCCGAGTTGGATTTGGGAAAGCCGCTAGGTGATGGAGACGGTCAGGTGATGCACAGCGCAGGAGATGAAAACAGCGCAGAGAGTAAACGGGCTCGTACTACAGATGAGCCGCGCACAGTCTCGCTGTCTGACATGTTCGATGAGATCCTCCAAGAGAATAACCCATTTGCAAGACAGAGGACAAGCTCGACCGCTCAACAGTTAGATGGGTATCTCTCAGAAGTCCCCATCCCCAGGAGCAATAACCCTCTCGAATTTTGGAGGACCAATCAAGGCCGCTTCCCCGACCTGGCGCAGATGGCACGCAG GTACTTGTCTGCTCCATGCACAAGCACCGACAGTGAGAGACTGTTTAGTGCTGCATCTCATGTCATCGATGAGAAGAGGAACCGACTTTCATGTGACAAAGCAGAGAAGCTACTTTTCATAAAGAAGAACCTGCCACTTTTCCTGAAGAAGTAG